The following proteins are co-located in the Cetobacterium ceti genome:
- the rpsJ gene encoding 30S ribosomal protein S10 gives MASNKLRIYLKAYDHTLLDQSAKKIAEVAKKSGAEIAGPMPLPTKIKKYTVLRSVHVNKDSREQFEMRVHSRMVEIKNSNPKTIASLTAVNLPAGVGIEIKQA, from the coding sequence ATGGCTTCTAACAAGTTAAGAATTTACTTAAAAGCTTATGATCACACTCTATTAGATCAATCAGCTAAAAAAATAGCGGAAGTTGCTAAAAAGTCTGGAGCAGAAATTGCAGGACCTATGCCACTACCTACAAAAATCAAAAAATACACTGTATTAAGATCAGTACACGTTAACAAAGATTCTAGAGAACAGTTTGAGATGAGAGTTCACTCAAGAATGGTAGAAATTAAAAATTCTAACCCTAAAACTATAGCTTCTTTAACAGCGGTTAACTTACCAGCTGGTGTTGGAATCGAAATTAAACAGGCGTAA
- the rplC gene encoding 50S ribosomal protein L3 encodes MSGILAKKIGMTQIFEDGKFIPVTVVEAGPNFVLQKKTAEKDGYTAIQLGFDEKKEKNTTKPLMGIFNKAGVKPLRFVKELKVDSVEGYELGQEIKVDALEGVAFVDIIGTSKGKGTSGVMKRHGFSGNRASHGVSRNHRLGGSIGMSSWPGKVLKNKRMAGQYGNVTVTVQNLKVVKVDVENNLLLIKGAVPGSKNGYIVVKPAIKK; translated from the coding sequence ATGTCAGGAATTTTAGCTAAGAAAATTGGAATGACTCAAATTTTCGAAGATGGAAAATTCATTCCAGTTACAGTTGTAGAAGCTGGACCTAACTTTGTTCTTCAGAAGAAAACTGCAGAAAAAGACGGTTACACAGCTATACAATTAGGATTCGATGAAAAGAAAGAAAAAAATACTACTAAGCCATTAATGGGAATCTTTAACAAGGCAGGAGTTAAGCCATTAAGATTTGTTAAGGAATTAAAAGTAGATTCAGTAGAAGGATACGAATTAGGTCAAGAGATCAAAGTTGACGCTCTTGAGGGTGTAGCATTCGTTGATATCATTGGAACTTCAAAAGGTAAAGGAACATCTGGTGTTATGAAGAGACACGGATTCAGTGGAAACAGAGCATCTCACGGTGTATCTAGAAACCACAGACTAGGTGGATCAATCGGTATGTCATCTTGGCCTGGAAAAGTATTAAAGAACAAAAGAATGGCTGGACAATATGGAAACGTAACTGTAACTGTTCAAAACTTAAAAGTAGTTAAAGTTGACGTTGAGAACAACTTATTACTAATCAAAGGTGCAGTGCCTGGATCTAAGAACGGTTATATCGTTGTTAAGCCTGCAATAAAAAAATAA
- the rplD gene encoding 50S ribosomal protein L4 yields the protein MAVLNIYNLTGSQTGTVEVKDSVFGIEPNQAVLHEVLTAELAAARQGTAATKTRAMVRGGGRKPFKQKGTGRARQGSTRAPHMVGGGVTFGPHPRSYEKKVNKKVRNLALRSALSAKVAAGEIVVLDGTIETPKTKTIIALTNALEATTKQLFIVNDLATQADFNLYLSARNLENAVVLQPNEIGVYWLLKQEKVIVTKEALTTIEEVLA from the coding sequence ATGGCAGTTTTAAATATATATAACTTAACAGGAAGCCAAACTGGTACTGTAGAAGTTAAAGATTCTGTTTTCGGAATCGAGCCAAATCAAGCTGTATTACACGAAGTACTAACAGCTGAGTTAGCAGCTGCTAGACAAGGAACTGCAGCTACTAAAACTAGAGCTATGGTTAGAGGTGGAGGAAGAAAACCTTTTAAACAAAAAGGAACTGGTAGAGCTAGACAAGGTTCTACAAGAGCACCTCACATGGTTGGTGGAGGAGTAACATTTGGTCCTCACCCAAGATCATATGAAAAGAAAGTAAACAAGAAAGTTAGAAACTTAGCATTAAGATCAGCTCTTTCTGCTAAAGTTGCAGCTGGAGAAATCGTTGTTTTAGATGGAACTATCGAAACTCCAAAAACAAAAACAATAATTGCTTTAACTAACGCTTTAGAGGCAACAACTAAGCAGTTATTTATCGTAAACGATCTTGCAACTCAAGCTGATTTTAACTTATACTTATCAGCTAGAAACTTAGAGAACGCAGTAGTTCTTCAACCAAATGAGATTGGAGTATACTGGTTATTAAAGCAAGAGAAAGTTATCGTTACTAAAGAAGCGCTAACTACTATCGAGGAGGTGCTTGCATAA
- the rplW gene encoding 50S ribosomal protein L23 — MTAYDIIKKPIITEKSEILRRDYNKYTFEVNTKANKIEIKKAIEAIFNVKVEDIATLNVKPVTKRHGMKLYKTQAKKKAIVKLAAGNTITYFQEA, encoded by the coding sequence ATGACAGCTTACGATATTATTAAAAAGCCTATCATTACTGAGAAGTCTGAAATCTTAAGAAGAGATTACAACAAATATACTTTCGAAGTAAATACAAAGGCTAACAAAATAGAAATAAAGAAAGCTATCGAAGCAATATTCAACGTTAAAGTTGAAGATATAGCTACTTTAAACGTAAAGCCAGTGACTAAGAGACACGGAATGAAGCTTTACAAAACTCAAGCTAAGAAAAAAGCTATTGTTAAATTAGCAGCTGGAAATACAATTACTTATTTCCAAGAAGCTTAA
- the rplB gene encoding 50S ribosomal protein L2, which yields MAIRKMNAITNGTRHMSRLVNNELDKVRPEKSLTAPLKSAYGRDNYGHRTCRNRDKGHKRLYRIIDFKRNKLDVPAKVVSLEYDPNRTANIALLCYADGEKRYILAPKGLKKGDVVMAGANAEIKPGNALKLKDMPVGVQIHNIELQRGKGGQLVRSAGTAARLVAKEGTYCHVELPSGELRLIHGECMATIGEVGNSEHSLVNIGKAGRNRHMGRRPHVRGSAMNPCDHPHGGGEGKCPVGRKSPLTPWGKPALGVKTRGKKTSDKFIVRRRNEK from the coding sequence ATGGCTATTAGAAAAATGAACGCTATAACTAATGGTACTAGACATATGTCTAGATTAGTTAATAACGAATTAGATAAAGTTAGACCTGAAAAGTCTTTAACTGCCCCATTAAAATCTGCTTATGGTAGAGATAACTATGGACACAGAACTTGTAGAAACAGAGACAAGGGACACAAAAGACTTTACAGAATAATTGATTTCAAAAGAAATAAATTAGATGTACCTGCTAAGGTTGTATCATTAGAATACGATCCTAACAGAACAGCAAACATCGCTTTACTTTGTTACGCAGACGGAGAAAAGAGATACATATTAGCTCCTAAGGGACTAAAAAAAGGTGACGTTGTAATGGCTGGAGCAAACGCTGAAATTAAGCCAGGAAACGCTCTTAAATTAAAAGATATGCCAGTTGGAGTACAGATCCACAATATCGAATTACAAAGAGGAAAAGGTGGACAATTAGTAAGATCTGCTGGAACTGCTGCTAGATTAGTAGCTAAAGAAGGAACTTACTGTCACGTTGAGTTACCATCAGGAGAATTAAGATTAATTCACGGTGAATGTATGGCAACTATCGGTGAAGTTGGAAACTCTGAGCATAGCTTAGTAAATATCGGTAAAGCTGGAAGAAACAGACATATGGGAAGAAGACCTCACGTTAGAGGATCTGCAATGAACCCTTGTGATCACCCTCACGGTGGAGGAGAAGGAAAATGTCCAGTTGGAAGAAAATCTCCATTAACTCCATGGGGTAAACCTGCTCTTGGTGTTAAAACAAGAGGAAAGAAAACTTCAGATAAGTTTATCGTAAGAAGAAGAAACGAAAAGTAA
- the rpsS gene encoding 30S ribosomal protein S19, with protein sequence MARSLKKGPFCDHHLMKKVEEAVATENVKAVIKTWSRRSTIFPNFIGLTFGVYNGKKHIPVHVTEQMVGHKLGEFAPTRTYYGHGVDKKKKKK encoded by the coding sequence ATGGCTAGATCATTAAAAAAAGGACCTTTTTGTGACCACCACTTAATGAAAAAAGTTGAGGAAGCAGTAGCTACAGAAAACGTAAAAGCTGTTATAAAGACTTGGTCAAGAAGATCAACTATATTCCCTAACTTCATCGGATTAACATTCGGAGTATATAACGGGAAAAAGCATATACCAGTTCATGTAACTGAGCAAATGGTTGGACATAAATTAGGAGAGTTCGCACCTACTAGAACATATTATGGACACGGTGTTGACAAGAAGAAAAAGAAAAAATAA
- the rplV gene encoding 50S ribosomal protein L22 produces the protein MEARAITRFVRLSPRKARLVADLVRGKSALEALDVLEFTNKKAARFIKKTLASAIANATNNFKMDEEKLVVSTIMINDGPALKRIMPRAMGRADIIRKPTAHIIVAVSEK, from the coding sequence GTGGAAGCTAGAGCAATAACTAGATTCGTAAGATTATCTCCGAGAAAAGCTAGATTAGTAGCAGACTTAGTGAGAGGAAAATCAGCTTTAGAAGCTTTAGATGTATTAGAGTTTACTAATAAGAAAGCAGCTAGATTTATAAAGAAAACACTAGCATCAGCAATTGCTAACGCAACTAACAACTTCAAAATGGATGAAGAGAAATTAGTTGTATCAACTATAATGATTAACGATGGACCAGCTCTTAAGAGAATCATGCCTAGAGCAATGGGAAGAGCAGACATCATCAGAAAACCAACAGCGCACATTATTGTGGCAGTATCTGAAAAGTAG
- the rpsC gene encoding 30S ribosomal protein S3 gives MGQKVDPRGLRLGITRTWDSAWYADKKEYAKYFHEDTQIRELIKKNYFHAGIAKVKIERTSPSHVVVLVHTAKAGIVIGRKGAEIEALRAKLEKLTGRKVTVKIIEVKDFNKDATLVAENIATSIEKRVAYKRAVSQAVMRAMKSGAKGIKVMVSGRLNGAEIARSEWVVEGKVSLHTLRADIDYATATAHTTYGALGIKVWIYNGEVLSTKKEGGEA, from the coding sequence GTGGGACAAAAGGTAGACCCTAGAGGACTAAGACTTGGAATTACAAGAACTTGGGACTCTGCATGGTATGCAGATAAGAAGGAATACGCTAAGTATTTCCATGAAGATACACAAATCAGAGAACTTATCAAGAAAAACTACTTCCACGCTGGAATAGCAAAGGTGAAGATTGAAAGAACATCTCCATCTCACGTAGTAGTTCTTGTACACACTGCAAAAGCAGGAATAGTTATAGGAAGAAAAGGTGCTGAAATTGAAGCCCTTAGAGCTAAACTTGAAAAGTTAACTGGAAGAAAAGTAACAGTAAAAATCATTGAGGTTAAAGACTTCAATAAGGATGCAACTTTAGTTGCAGAAAACATAGCTACATCTATCGAGAAGAGAGTAGCTTACAAGAGAGCAGTTAGCCAAGCTGTAATGAGAGCAATGAAATCAGGAGCTAAAGGAATCAAAGTTATGGTTTCTGGAAGATTAAATGGAGCCGAGATCGCAAGATCTGAGTGGGTAGTTGAAGGAAAAGTTTCTCTACACACATTAAGAGCTGACATTGATTACGCTACTGCAACAGCTCATACAACTTACGGAGCTCTTGGTATAAAAGTATGGATCTACAACGGTGAAGTACTTTCAACTAAGAAGGAAGGAGGGGAAGCTTAA
- the rplP gene encoding 50S ribosomal protein L16, protein MLMPKRTKHRKMFRGRMKGKALRGNTVAFGDYGLQALEPAWITNRQIESCRIGINRTFRREGKTFIRIFPDKPITARPAGVRMGKGKGNVEGWVAVVKPGRIMFEVSGVTEEKALAALRKASMKLPIRCKIVKKENGGDN, encoded by the coding sequence ATGTTAATGCCTAAAAGAACAAAACACAGAAAAATGTTTAGAGGTAGAATGAAAGGTAAAGCCCTTAGAGGAAATACTGTAGCATTCGGAGATTACGGATTACAAGCCCTTGAGCCTGCATGGATCACTAACAGACAGATCGAATCTTGTAGAATTGGAATCAACAGAACATTCAGAAGAGAAGGTAAAACTTTCATTAGAATATTCCCTGATAAACCAATCACAGCTAGACCTGCTGGAGTAAGAATGGGTAAAGGTAAAGGAAACGTTGAAGGTTGGGTAGCTGTAGTTAAACCTGGAAGAATAATGTTCGAGGTTTCTGGAGTTACTGAGGAAAAAGCATTAGCAGCTTTAAGAAAAGCTTCTATGAAACTTCCTATTAGATGTAAGATTGTAAAAAAAGAGAACGGTGGTGATAACTAA
- the rpmC gene encoding 50S ribosomal protein L29: MRAKEIREMSTENLVVKCKELKEELFNLKFQLSLGQLTNTAKIREVRREIARINTILNER, from the coding sequence ATGAGAGCTAAGGAAATAAGAGAAATGTCTACTGAAAACTTAGTAGTTAAGTGTAAAGAGCTTAAGGAAGAATTATTCAACCTAAAGTTCCAACTTTCATTAGGGCAACTGACTAACACTGCTAAGATTAGAGAAGTTAGAAGAGAAATAGCAAGAATAAACACTATATTAAACGAAAGATAA
- the rpsQ gene encoding 30S ribosomal protein S17 — translation MRNERKVREGIVVSDKMDKTIVVAIETMVLHPIYKKRVKKTTKFKAHDENNVAQAGDKVRIMETRPLSRDKRWRLVEIIEKAR, via the coding sequence TTGAGAAACGAGAGAAAAGTTAGAGAAGGAATCGTTGTTTCAGACAAGATGGATAAAACTATCGTTGTTGCAATTGAAACAATGGTATTACACCCAATCTATAAAAAAAGAGTTAAGAAGACTACTAAGTTCAAGGCTCATGACGAGAACAATGTAGCTCAAGCTGGAGACAAAGTTAGAATTATGGAAACTAGACCATTATCTAGAGATAAGAGATGGAGATTAGTTGAAATTATAGAAAAAGCTAGATAA
- the rplN gene encoding 50S ribosomal protein L14 codes for MVQQQTILNVADNSGAKKLMVIRVLGGSKRRFGRIGDIVVASVKEAIPGGNVKKGDVVKAVIVRTRKELRREDGSYIKFDDNAAVVINTNNDPKATRIFGPVARELRAKDFMKIVSLAPEVI; via the coding sequence ATGGTACAACAACAAACTATCCTTAATGTTGCTGATAACTCAGGTGCTAAGAAACTTATGGTAATAAGAGTTCTTGGTGGATCTAAAAGAAGATTCGGTAGAATCGGTGACATTGTTGTGGCATCAGTTAAAGAAGCAATCCCTGGCGGAAACGTTAAAAAGGGAGACGTAGTTAAAGCAGTTATTGTTAGAACTAGAAAAGAATTAAGAAGAGAAGATGGATCTTACATCAAATTTGATGATAACGCAGCAGTTGTTATTAATACTAACAACGATCCAAAGGCTACAAGAATATTTGGGCCTGTTGCAAGAGAATTAAGAGCTAAAGACTTTATGAAGATAGTATCTCTAGCTCCAGAGGTAATATAA
- the rplX gene encoding 50S ribosomal protein L24, which produces MARPKIKFVPAKLHVKTGDTVYVISGKDKGKTGKVLKVFPKKGKVVVEGINMVTKHMKPSQMNPQGGVVTKPAPMFSSKVMLFDEKAGKPTRVGFKMVDGKKVRYSKVSGENL; this is translated from the coding sequence GTGGCTAGACCTAAAATAAAATTTGTACCAGCTAAATTACACGTAAAAACTGGAGATACAGTTTATGTAATTTCTGGAAAAGATAAAGGTAAAACAGGAAAAGTATTAAAAGTTTTCCCTAAAAAAGGTAAAGTAGTTGTTGAGGGAATCAACATGGTTACTAAGCATATGAAACCATCTCAAATGAACCCACAAGGTGGAGTTGTTACAAAGCCAGCTCCAATGTTCTCTTCAAAAGTTATGTTATTTGATGAGAAAGCTGGAAAACCAACAAGAGTTGGATTTAAAATGGTTGATGGTAAGAAAGTAAGATACTCAAAAGTATCTGGAGAAAATTTATAA